Sequence from the Methanosarcina siciliae T4/M genome:
TTTGGCAGAAATGGTTTCTGTTTTCTGCAGGGGAATAATCTTAAGCCTGGATTTCTCCATATAGTTTTCGATATCAAGCTCTGAGTTTGAAAGTAACTCTTTTGCTAATTCCGCACTCTCTGGGTCCGGGACAATCCAGATGCAATGCTCGTTTTGTTGCAGGCCTGCTTTTATATAGGCTGTTATAAGTTCCGTCCTTTCTTCGGTCTCCTTATAGATCGCAGTAAGGCCATTGACTGGAATAGTCGAACAGAAACAGAACTCCGACTTTACTTTTTTCTTCAGGATTTCTAACACCTTCCCGGAAAAGATGAACTCAGTTCCCATCCCCTCTTAAGTGTAAATCATTTTATTAACTCCCATACTATATATATACACACTTAATAAATTTTATTCTTGATTATATTTGTTACTTTGAAGCATAAAAAAATTTATATAAGGGTTCAAAGTGCCTGTTCCTTTCCTCACGCATTTTTTCCGACCGAAATCCTTATTGTAAAGCCCGGGATATGGCAGGAGTATGGAAATGCAAAGGGAAATCCAGCTTATTTGCGGAGCGGTGAGAATACCGGACCTTCCCGGTTTTCTAAAAACAATAAACAAAATCGCTTCCGAAAACGAGGTAATAGTTCAGGGCCTGAACACCGACCTGATCGCAGGCGAAAGGCATCTTCATTTTGCAGTGGGAAAAGCTCTCAAAGCTGTCGCGACAGGCACAAATGTGGCAAAAGATCCGGGAATCGAGATTATGCGTTATGCAGCCGGAGAGAGGCAAATTGAAAGGAGTTTTTCTATAGGACTGCACGAAGGAGAAAATAATGTGGTTTTCGTGCTGCTTGGAACAATGGACAAATTGCTTCTTGCTTTCTCCGAACTTCGGAAGGTCCTTGAAGAAAAACCCTGTTCCGAACTGCTTGCTTATTCCGATTCCAAAAGGCAGGGAATCCTTTCTCTCTTCAGAATTACAGATGCAGAAATAGAGGCTTCCGGAGAAGAACATATCCCGGAACTTGTGATTGAGAGGGTTGCGCTGGCAGATTTCTTAAAATGAGCAGGCTTTAAAGTAATACGGATTTGCCCGGTTATTTCAGTTGCTTATTTAACTTCAATTTACCACACTTTTCCTCAAACCAGTCCATTAAAGAAAAGGCAATACTCTGAGAATCTTCAAGAAGGTGTTCGTGCCTGAGTATTTCTTTTTCGGGCTGAATGAACTTTCCCTCAACCAGCTCATGCCCCGAGTCCTTAATAAGATTTCTTATCCATTGCCTGTCAGCTTCAGGGTGAAACTGCAGCCCGAGTATGTTTCCCCTGTAAATAAAACCCTGGTTCGGGCAGGCTTCGCTTTCGAAAAGTCTTACTGCGTCTGTCGGGATTTCAAAAGTGTCTCCATGCCACATGAATGCGGTAAATTCGGGAAACAGGCATGAAGGAAGTTCTGAGTTTAACCCTGCTTCGCTGTTCAGGTTTTCGCCTGCTGAAGCTTTTACCCTGTGCCAGCCTATTTCCTTGAACCTGTTCCTGGTAACCTTTCCACCCAGGACTTCGGCAATCAGCTGTGCCCCAAAACAGCTCCCAAGCACGGGTTTGCCTGCATCGATCACTTTTTTCACAAACTCTTTTTCAGGCTTCAGCCACAGGAACTCTTCTTCCTGATAGACACTCATGGTGCCACCCATTATCAGGAGCATATCGAACTCTTCGGGTTCAGGAAAGACAGGGTCTTCGTAGAGCAGGGTTTTTGTAAGCCTGTGCCCTTTCAGGGACACACAGACCCCTATGCTTCCAAGGGTATCATTTTTAAGGTGTTGCAGGCAATGGATTCTCATATATTTTTCACCTATTCGGTTCTCTAAGTTTTTACTTCAGTCATACGGAATAATAAGTTTTAGTGTTTAGTTTTTCATATTCGATAGAGGTTCAACTCAACCAGATGCTATTTTATTATTGTTTTTTATAGGGTTTCCTTCGATAAACATTTCATAAGATAAATATCTGCTTTCAGGTCCTTCTAATAGATTTATTAAGGTCTTTCTAATAGATTCATTAATATAGTATTGTGTCAACAGATCACATTAACAGACAAAGGGAATAGTTAGAAAAAGTTTTTATTATCTTGATATTATCAGGAAGCAAAAAATAAGAGTCGATCATCATGCCTCATCCAAAGACCGTAGAAGAGATGTTTGAGTCTGCCGGGCCGATTGAATACAGGTTACTGCCCAGGCTCATTCATGTAACCGAAGCTGCTGCAATTGCCGCAGCCTATCAGATGGGACGCGGGGACAAGCACTTTGCCGACCAGGTAGCAGTCGCCTCCATGCGAAGAATGCTGAACAAGCTTGATATGAAAGGCATAATTAAAATAGGGGAAGGAGAGAGGGACGAGGCTCCCATGCTTTATATAGGAGAAGAGGTCGGGACAGGGTACGGAGATCTCGAGGTTGATATTGCAGTCGACCCCCTGGAAGGCACAAACCTTACGGCAGACGGTTGCCCGGGCTCGGTTGCGGTCATGGCAATGGCTGAAAGGGGAGGAATCTTCCACGGCCCTGATATCTATATGGACAAGATTGTTGTAGGACCCGATGTCGTCAGGTATGAAGAAGAGCATCCTGGCGAAAGGATCTACCTTGATGCTCCTGTCAGTCATAACCTCGAAATCGTTGCAAAAGCCCTTGGAAGAAAGGTTGAGGAACTTGTAGTCGTGATCCTTGACCGCCCAAGGCATGCCCAGAAGATAACCGAAATCCGGGAAGCGGGAGCCCGTGTAAGGCTGGTTACCGATGGAGATCTCATGCCGGGTGTTGCAACTGCAGTTCGCGGCTCAGGCATTCACATGGTCATGGGGGCAGGCGGTTCGGGAGAAGCGGTTCTGACTGCTGCTGCAATCAAGATCCTGGGTGGAAAAATCCTTGCAAGGCTTGTCCTGCCAACCGTTGCAAACGGTAAAACCAAGGAAAAGATCGATGAAGAAATAGAGGAAAAGATGCCCAGGCTCGAAGCGATGGGAATTACCCTTGAGAACATTAATGATATTCTTGATACTGAAAAACTTGTTCCGGGTAAGGATGTCATTTTTTCCGCA
This genomic interval carries:
- the cgi121 gene encoding KEOPS complex subunit Cgi121 → MEMQREIQLICGAVRIPDLPGFLKTINKIASENEVIVQGLNTDLIAGERHLHFAVGKALKAVATGTNVAKDPGIEIMRYAAGERQIERSFSIGLHEGENNVVFVLLGTMDKLLLAFSELRKVLEEKPCSELLAYSDSKRQGILSLFRITDAEIEASGEEHIPELVIERVALADFLK
- a CDS encoding type 1 glutamine amidotransferase, giving the protein MRIHCLQHLKNDTLGSIGVCVSLKGHRLTKTLLYEDPVFPEPEEFDMLLIMGGTMSVYQEEEFLWLKPEKEFVKKVIDAGKPVLGSCFGAQLIAEVLGGKVTRNRFKEIGWHRVKASAGENLNSEAGLNSELPSCLFPEFTAFMWHGDTFEIPTDAVRLFESEACPNQGFIYRGNILGLQFHPEADRQWIRNLIKDSGHELVEGKFIQPEKEILRHEHLLEDSQSIAFSLMDWFEEKCGKLKLNKQLK
- the glpX gene encoding class II fructose-bisphosphatase, producing MPHPKTVEEMFESAGPIEYRLLPRLIHVTEAAAIAAAYQMGRGDKHFADQVAVASMRRMLNKLDMKGIIKIGEGERDEAPMLYIGEEVGTGYGDLEVDIAVDPLEGTNLTADGCPGSVAVMAMAERGGIFHGPDIYMDKIVVGPDVVRYEEEHPGERIYLDAPVSHNLEIVAKALGRKVEELVVVILDRPRHAQKITEIREAGARVRLVTDGDLMPGVATAVRGSGIHMVMGAGGSGEAVLTAAAIKILGGKILARLVLPTVANGKTKEKIDEEIEEKMPRLEAMGITLENINDILDTEKLVPGKDVIFSATAVTPGHFLREVNLFGGGDARVHTISMGASGAIRFTDSIYIKDKRETPLYL